The DNA window TCCCGCCTGCATAGCCTGAAAGTCGGCGTAGAACGTGGGGATGGTTATGACGCCAACCTTCCAGTCCTTGCCATTGCGCTCAAGCTCCAACATATGACTTTGGGCCGCCTGTTCCTCAAGCTTCACCTGATCGCGGGTGATGACGACCTCTTTGGCAACTGAGTCATCTGCGGCGCTGGATGGCAACACCTCCAGACGCACCTTAGAGTCTTTGGGGCCACGTATCAGGTCAACGACCTCATCAAGGCGCCAGCCGATGACGTTGGTCATCTCGCCTTCTTCTCCCTCGCCGACGCCGATGATGCGGTCTGCCGGACTTAACTGACCCTGGCTCGACGCCGGGCCGCCCGGAACCAAGCGGACCACTTTGGTGTATTCGTTGTCGCTCTGCAGAACTGCGCCGATGCCTTCAAGGGAGAGGGACATATTAATGTTGAAGTTTTCGGAAACCTGGGGAGAAAAATAGTTGGTGTGCGGATCCCAGACCCCGGTGAATGCGTTCATCCAGGTCTGGAACGCGTCTTCGCTGCGGCCCTGGTATGCACGGTTGAGCTGGCTTTTATAGCGCCGCATGAGGCTGTCGGCTATTTCTTCGTCGTCCTTGCCATTGAGCTTCATCCCAAGTACCTGGTTCATCAGGCGCTTGCGCCACAATGTATCCAAGGCATCGGCATCCTTGGCCCACGGCTGGTCCTCGCGGTTGACCTGCAGCGTATCCCGCGTTGAGAAGTCAAATTTGTCCAGGCCCTGCTCAAGCTGTGCAACCACGAACTCAAGCCGTTCTATCATGCGCTTCTGATAGCGGTTGTAGATCATGAACGCCGGATCAAGACGTCCGGTTTTAAGTGCATCGTCCATGCGGGTCCGCAAAGGCTCGAATTCGTCGATATCTGAACGGGTGAGATACAGCCGCTGACTGTCGAGGCTGTCGAGATAGGCCTCATAGATTCTGCCTGAGAGAACGTCGTCGATGTTCTGGTCACGGAAGTGCGTGAACTGCAGCTGCCGCGCGATCAGGATGCTCGCACGGGACTGCTCGACGGTTGGCTGGACCGGTGAAAACGTCGCTTCGCTGCTGGTCGTGGTGCCTGGGGTACTGCTGTTATTGGCGGTCAGGGGCGCTGGCCATATCACGCCGAAAAACAGGCCCAGCGCCAAAGCTGCGAAGAGCAGCGAAAAACGATGGGTAAATGCATTACTGGCTGTATTACGGGCTTTCATCATCTTAGGTTCCGGCAGCGGACAGGTTCGGCATCCGGTAGTCGTTTACGACGGATATGTATGTTTGCATTGTAGGCACGCGGAACAGGTACGGCTACCGCGCGGGGCCAAAGCGGGTGCATTTCGTATTACCATACCGCAAGGCCTGACGCTACGCTACGGTGGGCCAGAACGCTCAGCCTGAGGGAAGTCTCGGTTGGCCCGCCGCCCGCGCAGAGCCTGGCGCGCCATTCTCGAGGAATGGTTGCGCCGGCTTCGGGGGGTTGGACCGCTATGTTGCGGATAAGTTCGACGGGTGATGAGCCCGGGACCGTGGCCCCGGGATGATATCGGAAGCCCTGGATGCTATAGGAGGCTTTGGATGCTAACGGAACGATTCGTTGCGCTCGCTCATGTCCACTAACATCCTCGGTGGCGTGAAACGCTCACCAAAGCTTGCAGCCAACTGTTCTGCACGGGCAGCAAACTGGCGAATGTTGTACTGATTGATGAACTGCAGTGCACCTCCTGTCCAGGGGGCGAATCCGATACCGAAGATACTGCCGATGTTGGCATCGCGCACCTCCCGGATCACGTTCTCTTCCATACAGCGCACCGTCTCGATCGCCTGTATGAACAGAAACCGGTCCTTGAGCTCGTCCAGACTAGCGCTGGTTGCGCGCTCCGGATCGACAAAGTGCGATTCCAGGCCCTGCCAGAGCTGCTTCTTCCCCTTCGGGGGGTAATCATAGAACCCGGCGCCAGCGGCTTTACCTTTGCGCCCGTGCTCCGTAAGCATCGCATCGACAACCGCTTCTGCAGGATGGGACTTCCAGGTGTCGCCCGCGGATTCGACATCCCGACGGCTCTGATCACGGATGTGGCTGATCAAAGTCAGGCTGACCTCGTCACAGAGCGCCAGAGGACCGACCGGCATGCCAGCCAGAAGGGCTGCATTCTCAATAGACGCAGGGTGGACGCCTTCGCCCAGCATGGCCATGCCTTCATTTACGTAGGTGCCAAATACCCGTGACGTAAAGAAGCCGCGGCTGTCATTGACGACGATCGGCACTTTGTTGATTTGCTGTACGAAGTCAAAGGCCTGGGCCAGAGTTTCCTCTGAGGTGTGCTCACCCACAATAATTTCCACCAGCTGCATTTTGTCTACCGGTGAGAAAAAGTGCAGGCCGATGAAGCGCGCGGGCTGGGTTGAAGCTTCGGCTAGTTGTGTAATAGGTATAGTTGACGTATTTGACGCAAACAGCCCCCCATCGGCCAGCAAGGGTTCGGCCTCCCGGGTTACCCTGGCTTTGAGCCCGCTGTCCTCGAAAACTGCTTCGATGATCAGGTCGCAACCCTGGAGATCCGCAGCGTTTGCCGTTGGGGTGATGAGATCCAGAACAGCCTGTTTATCATCCCCGGACATACGCCCGCGGCTGACTTTCTTTGAAAGCAAAGTGTCACTGTAAGCTTTGCCTTTCTCGGCGTTCTCCGCTGAAACATCTTTCAGTACCACTGCGATGCCCCGGGCCGCACAGGAGTATGCGATGCCGGCACCCATCATGCCCGCGCCGAGAATACCGACCTTGCGGAAAGTCATCTTTGGAATACTCTGCGGTCGGCTGCCGCCGGCTTTGATCTCGTTGAGTCCGAACCAGAACGTCCCGATCATGTTTTTGGCAACGGCGCCTGTAACCAGCTGCGTAAAGTAACGGCTCTCAATGCGATCGGCAGTTGTGACATCAACCGCGGCGCCTTCGACAACGCTTGCAAGAATCGCCTCGGGTGCCGGGTAGCACCCCTGGGTTTTCTGTCGCAACATGGCCGGAGCGATAGCCAGAGTCTGGGCTACCTTGGGATTGGTAGGACCGCCTCCGGGGATCTTGAACCCACGCTGGTCCCAGGGTTGCTGACTTTTAGGGTTTTGTGCAATCCAGGCACGCGCCTGCGCGAGCATGTCGTCTGTGTCTGTGGCCAGCGCGTCGACCAGACCGGACTTATGCGCGGCTTTGGGCGGAACCTGCTTTCCTTCAAGCAGGAAAGGCAGGGCTTTTTCCAACCCCAGCAAGCGCGGCAATCTCACCGTTCCGCCGCCGCCCGGCAGGAGACCCAGCGTGACTTCCGGCAGGCCCAGACGGATGTTGTCGTCGTCCAGCACGATACGATGATGGCTCATCAGGCAGAGTTCATAACCGCCGCCCAATGCGCTGCCGTTGATGCCTGCTACCAAGGGCTTACCCAGCGTTTCAAGCTTGCGCATCTGGCTTTTTAGCGCCTGGACAGAGGTGAAGAATGCCTCAGCATCCTTGGGCTCAACCTGCATGATCTCGGTCAGGTCGCCGCCTGCAAAGAAGGTTTTTTTAGCGGAAGTGATAATAATGCCTTTGATGCGCTCGGCATCTGACACCGCCTGTTCGACGGCTCCGGTGAAGGCATCCCGAAACTCAGCATTCATCGTGTTGGCTGAGCGACCGGGCATGTCGATAGTCAGGGTCAGTATCTGTTCAGCGTCAATCTTGTAGTCAATGCCTGCAGTCATGGCGAATCTCCTGGTGTTCTTTGCTTACGGGCCCAGGGCAGGGCGCGCGATCATGGGTTTCTGAAAGGGACCAAGGACACTAGAGCCGCTCGATGATGGTGGCGATGCCCATGCCGCCGCCGACGCAGAGCGTCGCCAGACCGTAGCGCAAGTTGCGGCGTTCCAGCTCATCCAGCAAGGTGCCCAGGATCATGGCCCCCGTCGCGCCCAGTGGATGGCCCATTGCTATGGCACCACCGTTGACATTGATCTTGTCCCAGGGGATATCCATTTCGCGCTGGAACCGCATGACTACAGCCGCAAAGGCTTCGTTCACTTCGTACAGGTCAATCTGATCTGCTGTCATCCCGGCTTTTTCCAGCGCTTTGCGGCTGGCCGGGCCAGGGCCGGTCAGCATGATGGTGGGATCGGTGCCTGTGACGGCTGCTGAGACGATGCGGGCGCGGGGCGTCAGGCCCAGAGCCCGGCCTTTTTTCTCGCTACCGATAAGGATCGCCGTAGCGCCGTCGACGATGCCGGACGAATTGCCGGCGTGATGCACGTGATTGATCCTTTCAACCTGGTGATATTTGGTCCGGGCAACACCGTCAAAGCCCATTTCACCCATCATCTGAAATGAAGGTTTCAGCGAACTTAAGCTTTCTATGCTGGTGCCTGGCCGAACGTGCTCGTCGCGCGCGAGAATAACGAGACCGTTGGCGTCGGCTACGGGAATGATCGAGCGGTCAAAGTAACCGCTCTTCCATGCCTCCGCCGCTTTTCGTTGGGATTCCGCTGCAAAGCGATCAACGTCTTCCCGGCTGAAGCCTTCAATTGTAGCGATCAGGTCGGCGCCTATGCCCTGGGGCATAAAGCCAGTATGCAGGTTAGTAGCAGGATCCAGAGCCCAGGCGCCGCCATCAGAGCCCATAGGAATCCGTGACATGGATTCGACACCGCCGGCGACGACCATTTCCTCCCAGCCAGAACGGATCTTCATGGCGGCGAGGTTCACCGCCTCAAGGCCCGACGCACAAAAACGGTTCAGGGTCACCCCGGCCACGCTTTCTGACCAATCCGCGGCGAGCGCTGCCGTTTTCGCGATGTCCGCTCCCTGGTCGCCTATCGCGGTCACGCAACCCATAACGACATCATCTACGGCACTCGTGTCCAGATCCTGGCGTTCGCGCAGCGCGGTCAGAACAGTGGTCAGCAGCGTCACTGGTTTGACTTCATAAAGGGCACCGTCGGCCTTGCCGCGGCCGCGAGGCGTACGCACGGCGTCAAATATCAGGGCTTCTTCTGTCATGGTGTGCTCTCGATTTCGTTGCAAATTGGGTTGAATGGCGCAAGTTGTAGCGCCTGGTTTTCGGTATATGTTGTAAGGGGCCTGGCGATCCTGAGGCCGGGATGGCCTATTCCGGGGTTAACTACGGGGCTGGAAGGGTGCGCAAGTCGGCAGCATTCCGGCGAAGGCATTACCTTAGCCAGCATGGCAGGGGGGTGTAATGGCCAGAGTGGCCAAACCCATTGGCGAAAGCGCTCAATGAGCTTGGCGGCACTCGGCAGCGGGATCGCACAGGCGACTGTAAGCCGGACAGCGCCAGTCAATGCGCGGGTGGCCAGGCGGAACTGCCCGCCGGCCACAATCAGAACACGAGTGAAGTAAACGCATGTTCGATGCGCTCCTGCAAATGCGCAGGCGGCGTAGCTCCGGCATTTTTTTGCCACGAACCAATCAGGCGATCCACTTCTGTGCGGGTGTCGGGTATCCGGTCGCCCTGGCCCAGACCGGCTGCAAGGCGTTCCACCTGCAGGGTCATCCTCGCCTGCTGGTCTTCCTCAGGTGACTCCAGGCCGGCCAGTATCTCGGCGCGGACACAAATCTCGCGCAATGCTTCGGTATCTGGCTGGGCAGGCGCGTCCGAAGGGACTTGCCTGAGTTGCTGCAACCACATGCGCTTGATCTCGGCCGACTCCGCCTCCCTTGCGGCCTGCTGGAAACGGTCTTGAAGTTGTTCGAATCTGCGATCCAGAGCATCACGGTGTGTCGGTGGCAGTTCCAGTTTGCGATAGTCCTGCAAACGTTGACGAATAGCGCCGGCCCCGTTGGACAGTTCTGGACTTACAAGCGTTGTTTCAATGGCATCCAGAAGGGCTTGCGCGGCCTCTAGCTGCTCTGATGTCTGGGCTTGCTGCTCGGCGCGCTGGTCATCCCGTCGCGCAAACACCTTATCGCAGGCAGCGCGAAAAGATTGCCACAGCAGCCGGTCACGCTTCTGATCAGTAAGACCTACAGCCTCCCATTCTTTTTGCAGACCCTTAGCCTGGCTTATAGCGTCATTCAGGGGTTCAAGTTCAGACAGTGCACGGGCGCGCTCTACAATATCTGCTTTTACGCGTTCGTTGCGATCCCGCTCCTCGTTAAGCCGCCCATCGATCTCCTTGAGCAGAACGTCGAAGCGGCGCTGGATGTCGCGGTTACGGCGGAAATCGATCGGTTTGGCCTCGCGCCACTCTTCCCGCGCTTTGCGATGAATCTTTTCGACGCCACGCCAGTCGCAAGCCGACCAGTCTACCTGGGAGACGAACATGCTCAGTTCGTCACACAGCTGTTCTCGCTTATGAAGGTTGGCGGCTTTCAACTCGTTACGAATCTCGAAGTACTGCTGACAGGGCTCGAACGCAAGATCAGCGGCTTTCTTGAAGCGTTGCCACAACACTTGGTCTGATGAGCCCCCGAGTTCGCGCCACTCCTTTTGCAGCTCCTGAATCTTTGACGCCTTCAGCTCAGGGTCAAGGTGCTGGTCTGTCAGGTGCTCCATCTGCTCACAAAGCGACTCCTGCTTGGGACGAGTGGCAAAGCCCTGCCAGTCCTGCAACTCCTGGACCTGGCGTGCGAGGAGAGTGAGCCTGCCCTGGAACTGACGGCGACCAGCGCCCGGGACGCGATCGACACGCTGCTGCACCTCCTTGAGCAAGCGCCGGGAGGGCTTGAGTTCTTTTTTCTGGGTTGCGTCCTCAAGTTTGTCCAGCAGCCCGTCGATCTCTTTCGTTTCTGTCGAGCCGGTTATAGCGGCTTCTGCCGGCACTGTGCGCTTGAGGGTGAGAACCCGGGCAGCGTTGAGCACCTGAGGTTCCGTGTAGCCGACAGGCCAGGCAACTTCAGCTACAAGATTTACAAGGCTGTTAGCGTCGCCGTTGGCCGTAGCCTCTTCAAGCTGTCCGCGCCGCGCTTCAAAATTCTGGACCGCCTGCACATATTGTCGTAATGCCTGCATCAGATGTTCGTATTTCCGCTGTTCGCTCCGGTCCACTGGGCTATCACGGGTGGCTTCCAGCCATCGGTTCTCCTGGGTTTTCTGCATGGCATCCAGCGAGGATATTCCCGGGATCTGGTCCGGCGCCAGATTCTGCAGGTCGTCCAGGGTACGATCTAACAGAGCCAGGGTCTCTTGGCGTTCGTGGCTGCGTGCCGTCGCCTGGGCCGCTTTCTCAGCCTCTGCCAACAGCTCATTTAAGCGGACCTGGCACTGGGCCTGAGCGGCATGGAAGCGCTCCTGCTGATGGGGTGTCGCCGTTTCGGAGAGGGCCTTCCAGCGCTCGGTCAAACTTTCAAACCGCTGGCTATAAAACTGTGTTGATTCTGTTCGCGCATGTAGCGCGCACTCGTCAATTAGTTTTTCGGTCTGTGCATTAATGGCTTCAGCCCGAGCGTCTTGTTCACGTAAGGCCTGCAACTTATGGCGGGCGATCTGATAGACGCTTTTATCGCGCCCTTTCGAGGCTTTGGCGACGCGTTGCAGAGTCGACTCATCTTCAATTCTTTCGGCAGCCTCGCGACGTTCGTGAGCAGATTTGGACCTGAGCGCGAGTCGCTCAAGTTGTTCTGGGCCCTGGTCTTGTAGACTCGCGCCGCCGGTGTTCTCGTCAGTATCCCCGGCCAACTGGTCACAAATCCGCTTTAGGCGGGGATCAGCAAGTTTGCCTCGGGCCTGGCTCAAACGCCGAGCGCTACCTGGCTGTCGTGCTATCCAGTCGCTGATAATGTTCTGCACGCGAGGGGGCGACTCTACGTACCAGGGAACGATAAACTCAAGGGTACCCGTTTTCGTTAATGCCGCTATGACCTCGCGATCGCTTGTTTGAGGATCAGTAACGATCTTGAACAGCTTGTCCCGATCCCGCGGGTCTTTAGGGTCAAGCTGCTCGATATCGCGGGGTTGTGGCTCGGGATTGCGCTTTGGCGACTTCTGCTTGAACAGCCTTTTGAAAAACGATGACATGATGTATTCCTTGGCATATTGGCGCCCACAAATCGAGCTGACTGGAACAATCGTCCAGTCTTGCCCAATCTACGGAGAAAGCGATGGGTGAGAGGAGAAGCTCCATCGAGTCGGTTAAGAAAAGGCGTTACCTATAGCATTTAACGTAGAGTTTTTCATTTCAAATCCGCGGGCTGGTTCAGGCTCCACCCGAGGTTACACCATTAATGTAGTTATAGAGGCACACTTGCAACCTGATAGCGGAAATGGCACCCAACAGAATAAAGCGTTAGCGCAGGCTGTAAAACTGCTTGCCCGCAGGGAACACAGCCGCATGGAATTAGCGCTTAAGTTGCGCAAGCGTGGCTACACAGAACAGGAGGTGGGTGCCGCGCTGGACGAGTGTCAGGCCCAGCGTTGGCTTGATGAAAGCCGTTTTGCCGAGATCTACTCGCGTCAGCGCATGGAGGGGCTGTATGGCCCTGTTCGCATCATGGCTGAGTTACAGCAGCGCGGCGTTGAAATCGAGCCAGAGACATTGTCCGCAACACCTGATCATGAGTGGCGCCGGCGGGCGACCCGGGCAAGGGAGCGGAAGTTTGGACTAGGCGACCGTCTGCCTTGGGCCGAGCGTGGCAAGCAGGGGCGTTTTCTGTCTCAGAGAGGGTACACAATGGGCCAGATTGAGTTTGCGCTGGACCAGGTGCGCCTACCCGACTGAAACCGCGGTCACAGCGCCGCCGGCATCAGCGGCAGAACCGGCGAACTGTCCAGATCGGCAACGTCGGTCTCGCCGGCAGGCAGTTCGAGGGTCTGCTCGAGGCTTTCTTCCTCTTCCTCGGCGACCATCTGGGCGCTCGGATCCGCGGGCTCCATCCAGGCCAGGACGTCGAAGTAGCGGCGGATATTCTGTACGTAGACGACGGGCTCATACCCGCGCGCATATCCGTGCTTCGTTTTGGAGTACCATTCCTTGTGCGCAAGCAGAGGCAGGTACTCTTTCACATCCAACCACCGGTCAGGATTCTTGCCATCAGTTTCGGCGAGAATGCGGGCGTCCTCAAGGTGACCAAAGCCCACGTTGTATGAGGCAAGCGCGAACCAGGTACGGTCCGGCTCCTTGATGTTTTCGGGAATCATGCCCAAGACCCGTTTAAAGTACCTGGCGCCGCCCATAATGCTCTGCCTGGGGTCGAGACGATCACTGACGCCAATATATTCGGCCGTGTTCTGTGTCAGCATCATCAGCCCCCGTACGCCAGTTGGAGAGACCGCGTTAGGGCGCCAGTGGCTTTCCTGGTAGCCGATCGCTGCAAGTAGTCGCCAGTCAACGTCATAGGTCTCGGCCGCTTCCAGGAACAGGGCCTGATAGGTTGGCAAGCGTCGCCGTAAATGATGGACAAACGTTCTTGCACCAACATAATTGAGCCGATCAAGATGCCCGTAATGGCGTTCCAGGATCTGTGCGAGCGTTCCGTTCTGGCGAATGTCGCGGAAGAACGAACGGGCTTCGTTCAGCAGCGAGTCGTCGGCCCCGGCTGGAAAGGCCCAGGCAAAGTCAACTTTTGCGGCCAGAGGGAAGCCCTTCAGCACATCGGGAAAAAAGACGTGGTTCATGGCCAGTTCGTTGGAATCCAGTACCGCGGCGTCAAACTCGCCTTCGTTGACAGCGGCCAGAAGGCCCAGGGAATCGATGTCGGCCCTGGCGGTCCAGGATATCCCGGGGTGCAGCTTGGCAAGCCTGACAAGCCTCTGCTCATGGGAACTGTTGGCAAGAACGACCAGCTTGAGCCCTTCGAGGTCGGCGGGCTCAAGGGGGCGGTCGACCCCGCGACGGAAAATCACCAGCGGCCGTGCCTGCATGTAGGGAGGGGAAAAGCGGAAGCGCTGACGACGGCTTTCGGTCACGGACAGGCCGGCCGCAGCAAAGTGCGTGTAGTCCTGGTCAAGAATGCTGAATATTTCGCCCAGGTTATCGGCAACCTGTAGTCGCAACTCAACCCCGAGATGATCAGCGAACCGCTTTGCCAGCTCGTACTCAACCCCACCCGGGCCGTCCTGGTCCTGGTAGTAGATAGCGGGGGCGTCTCGCGTTATGACATGCAGCACCTGCTCCTGCTGAATGCGCTCCAGCACAGTCGGGCGGGAACACCCACTCACTAACAGACATAGCAGGACTAACGTCAGGTATGGCCCTTTCAGGCCGCGCCAATGGCATGTCTTTACAGCCGGGAATGCTCCGGAACGAGAGCTTTGGTCATGCATCCAGTCAGTCTCCACTGCAGGCCGCCGGAATCGGACGACTCATAAACCAACTTCAGAGCCGCAGATGCCGGGCTACTCCATCGCCAGGACTTTGGGCACGATCCATTGCCACCGCTGGGAAAAATAGTCGGGGTGACTTAGTGCCTGAGGATGAATCATCGCCGAGATGCTATTTTTCAGTCAATCTATTGTTCTTCGGATTGTGAAAAACGTTGTCAATTAGCAGCTGGGGCATTGTCGCTTATTGGCTGTATCCCGACAGCGATATCCAGTATCATACCGGCCTCATTTCCGCTCCGGATTCCTCTTTTCTCCCCAATACAGCGTGAGGCAAGCTCAAACATGCTGGAACTGCGTGGCGCTCCTGCTCTTTCTGTTTTCCGTGTTCGTAAGTTGCTTGAAGGTATCCAGGCCGAAGAGCCAGGTGTTCAGTCGATTTACGCCGAGTTTATGCACTTTGTCGATATTACGGGGGATTTGGCGGAGCAGCAGGTAGACGTCCTGAATCGACTTCTGACCTATGGCCCCCGAACTGATGTCGAGCCCGCCGACGGGGTACTTTTCCTGGTCGTGCCACGGCCAGGAACCATATCGCCATGGTCCAGCAAAGCCACTGACATTGCCCACAATTGTGGTTTACGCCAGGTCCGTCGTATTGAGCGCGGGGTGGCTTATTACGTTCGCACCCAGCAGAAACTGACACTTCAGCAGCGGGAGCTGCTTGCGGCACGACTTCATGACCGCATGACCGAGCGTGTCTTTCATGAAATGGCGGGTGCCGAGTTGCTGTTCAGTCAGCACGAGCCCAAGCCCTTGTCCACCATTGCTATTATTGAGGACGGGCGCGCCGCTCTGGAAGCTGCCAATGTGACGCTCGGTCTGGCGCTGGCCGAGGACGAAATCGACTACCTTGTAGAGGCGTTTACCCGCCTGGAGCGTAACCCGAGCGACGTCGAGCTGATGATGTTCGCCCAGGCAAATTCTGAGCATTGCCGGCACAAGATTTTCAATGCGTCCTGGGATATTGATGGAGAAGCGCAGACCAAGTCCCTGTTCGCGATGATCCGAAACACCCACGAGATGCACAGTGAAGGCGTGTTATCGGCGTATAAAGATAACGCCTCGGTGATAGCGGGTCACAAAGGCGGCCGCTTTTACCCTGAAGCCGGGAGCGGTGAATATCGCTTCAACGAAGAAGACATCCACATTCTGATGAAAGTGGAGACCCATAATCACCCAACGGCGATTTCTCCCCATTCGGGCGCGGCCACTGGATCGGGTGGAGAGATCAGGGATGAGGGGGCGACAGGTCGTGGTTCGAAGCCCAAGGCGGGGCTGACCGGATTCAGTGTCTCCAATCTGCGGATACCCGACTTCGTTCAGCCCTGGGAGACCGACTTCGGCAAGCCAGACAGGATCGCGTCGCCTCTTCAGATCATGCTGGAGGGCCCTATTGGCGGCGCGTCATTTAACAATGAGTTCGGTCGGCCAAACCTGTGTGGTTACTTTAGAACCTTCGAGCAGCAGGTTG is part of the Hydrocarboniclastica marina genome and encodes:
- a CDS encoding carboxy terminal-processing peptidase; this encodes MMKARNTASNAFTHRFSLLFAALALGLFFGVIWPAPLTANNSSTPGTTTSSEATFSPVQPTVEQSRASILIARQLQFTHFRDQNIDDVLSGRIYEAYLDSLDSQRLYLTRSDIDEFEPLRTRMDDALKTGRLDPAFMIYNRYQKRMIERLEFVVAQLEQGLDKFDFSTRDTLQVNREDQPWAKDADALDTLWRKRLMNQVLGMKLNGKDDEEIADSLMRRYKSQLNRAYQGRSEDAFQTWMNAFTGVWDPHTNYFSPQVSENFNINMSLSLEGIGAVLQSDNEYTKVVRLVPGGPASSQGQLSPADRIIGVGEGEEGEMTNVIGWRLDEVVDLIRGPKDSKVRLEVLPSSAADDSVAKEVVITRDQVKLEEQAAQSHMLELERNGKDWKVGVITIPTFYADFQAMQAGDPNYRSTTRDVQKLLEELKDDGMDALVIDLRDNGGGALQEANSLVGLFIEQGPTVQIRSPDNDIDVMGDPDNEVVWDGPMISLVNRMSASASEIFAGAIQDYNRGLVMGSQTFGKGTVQAIRPLNHGQLKITQSKFYRVSGDSTQHRGVLPDIVVPSLIDKEEIGEDALDYALPWDQIDAVEHKNYFDFQPVLEDLKTRHETRIAENPFYQLLLEEIALRKEQRARDYVSLNSADRKSYQTDMERRQLRVINTRRELENKEPFEDIKGWEEHQEERMANPNGGAEPDFVSREAGEIMADLLELSKHFASINTPDEAVSVLGKR
- a CDS encoding 3-hydroxyacyl-CoA dehydrogenase NAD-binding domain-containing protein → MTAGIDYKIDAEQILTLTIDMPGRSANTMNAEFRDAFTGAVEQAVSDAERIKGIIITSAKKTFFAGGDLTEIMQVEPKDAEAFFTSVQALKSQMRKLETLGKPLVAGINGSALGGGYELCLMSHHRIVLDDDNIRLGLPEVTLGLLPGGGGTVRLPRLLGLEKALPFLLEGKQVPPKAAHKSGLVDALATDTDDMLAQARAWIAQNPKSQQPWDQRGFKIPGGGPTNPKVAQTLAIAPAMLRQKTQGCYPAPEAILASVVEGAAVDVTTADRIESRYFTQLVTGAVAKNMIGTFWFGLNEIKAGGSRPQSIPKMTFRKVGILGAGMMGAGIAYSCAARGIAVVLKDVSAENAEKGKAYSDTLLSKKVSRGRMSGDDKQAVLDLITPTANAADLQGCDLIIEAVFEDSGLKARVTREAEPLLADGGLFASNTSTIPITQLAEASTQPARFIGLHFFSPVDKMQLVEIIVGEHTSEETLAQAFDFVQQINKVPIVVNDSRGFFTSRVFGTYVNEGMAMLGEGVHPASIENAALLAGMPVGPLALCDEVSLTLISHIRDQSRRDVESAGDTWKSHPAEAVVDAMLTEHGRKGKAAGAGFYDYPPKGKKQLWQGLESHFVDPERATSASLDELKDRFLFIQAIETVRCMEENVIREVRDANIGSIFGIGFAPWTGGALQFINQYNIRQFAARAEQLAASFGERFTPPRMLVDMSERNESFR
- a CDS encoding acetyl-CoA C-acetyltransferase, with product MTEEALIFDAVRTPRGRGKADGALYEVKPVTLLTTVLTALRERQDLDTSAVDDVVMGCVTAIGDQGADIAKTAALAADWSESVAGVTLNRFCASGLEAVNLAAMKIRSGWEEMVVAGGVESMSRIPMGSDGGAWALDPATNLHTGFMPQGIGADLIATIEGFSREDVDRFAAESQRKAAEAWKSGYFDRSIIPVADANGLVILARDEHVRPGTSIESLSSLKPSFQMMGEMGFDGVARTKYHQVERINHVHHAGNSSGIVDGATAILIGSEKKGRALGLTPRARIVSAAVTGTDPTIMLTGPGPASRKALEKAGMTADQIDLYEVNEAFAAVVMRFQREMDIPWDKINVNGGAIAMGHPLGATGAMILGTLLDELERRNLRYGLATLCVGGGMGIATIIERL
- a CDS encoding DUF349 domain-containing protein, with translation MSSFFKRLFKQKSPKRNPEPQPRDIEQLDPKDPRDRDKLFKIVTDPQTSDREVIAALTKTGTLEFIVPWYVESPPRVQNIISDWIARQPGSARRLSQARGKLADPRLKRICDQLAGDTDENTGGASLQDQGPEQLERLALRSKSAHERREAAERIEDESTLQRVAKASKGRDKSVYQIARHKLQALREQDARAEAINAQTEKLIDECALHARTESTQFYSQRFESLTERWKALSETATPHQQERFHAAQAQCQVRLNELLAEAEKAAQATARSHERQETLALLDRTLDDLQNLAPDQIPGISSLDAMQKTQENRWLEATRDSPVDRSEQRKYEHLMQALRQYVQAVQNFEARRGQLEEATANGDANSLVNLVAEVAWPVGYTEPQVLNAARVLTLKRTVPAEAAITGSTETKEIDGLLDKLEDATQKKELKPSRRLLKEVQQRVDRVPGAGRRQFQGRLTLLARQVQELQDWQGFATRPKQESLCEQMEHLTDQHLDPELKASKIQELQKEWRELGGSSDQVLWQRFKKAADLAFEPCQQYFEIRNELKAANLHKREQLCDELSMFVSQVDWSACDWRGVEKIHRKAREEWREAKPIDFRRNRDIQRRFDVLLKEIDGRLNEERDRNERVKADIVERARALSELEPLNDAISQAKGLQKEWEAVGLTDQKRDRLLWQSFRAACDKVFARRDDQRAEQQAQTSEQLEAAQALLDAIETTLVSPELSNGAGAIRQRLQDYRKLELPPTHRDALDRRFEQLQDRFQQAAREAESAEIKRMWLQQLRQVPSDAPAQPDTEALREICVRAEILAGLESPEEDQQARMTLQVERLAAGLGQGDRIPDTRTEVDRLIGSWQKNAGATPPAHLQERIEHAFTSLVF
- a CDS encoding regulatory protein RecX, whose protein sequence is MQPDSGNGTQQNKALAQAVKLLARREHSRMELALKLRKRGYTEQEVGAALDECQAQRWLDESRFAEIYSRQRMEGLYGPVRIMAELQQRGVEIEPETLSATPDHEWRRRATRARERKFGLGDRLPWAERGKQGRFLSQRGYTMGQIEFALDQVRLPD
- the mltF gene encoding membrane-bound lytic murein transglycosylase MltF, with protein sequence MHDQSSRSGAFPAVKTCHWRGLKGPYLTLVLLCLLVSGCSRPTVLERIQQEQVLHVITRDAPAIYYQDQDGPGGVEYELAKRFADHLGVELRLQVADNLGEIFSILDQDYTHFAAAGLSVTESRRQRFRFSPPYMQARPLVIFRRGVDRPLEPADLEGLKLVVLANSSHEQRLVRLAKLHPGISWTARADIDSLGLLAAVNEGEFDAAVLDSNELAMNHVFFPDVLKGFPLAAKVDFAWAFPAGADDSLLNEARSFFRDIRQNGTLAQILERHYGHLDRLNYVGARTFVHHLRRRLPTYQALFLEAAETYDVDWRLLAAIGYQESHWRPNAVSPTGVRGLMMLTQNTAEYIGVSDRLDPRQSIMGGARYFKRVLGMIPENIKEPDRTWFALASYNVGFGHLEDARILAETDGKNPDRWLDVKEYLPLLAHKEWYSKTKHGYARGYEPVVYVQNIRRYFDVLAWMEPADPSAQMVAEEEEESLEQTLELPAGETDVADLDSSPVLPLMPAAL